The DNA region GGCACGGTCCCCGCAGGCGTCAGCCCCTGCCAGGTGAAGGCCGGGGGGCTGAACACCTACAACGTGCAGACCACCAGCAACCCGCCGCCCGTCGCGGGGCAGTCCCTGAAAGACGCCGCCGGGAACTACTACACGGTGCAGAAGGTCACGCCCGTGGCCGGCGACCCCACGCGCTGGAACGTGTCCCTGGCCGCGATGAACGAGAACCCCACCACCACCACCGTCACGCAGCCCATGAACACGGCCCTGCTGGCCGGCCCGGTCACGCTCAGCAACGCCAACACCGGCGCCATGGCCGCCCCGACCGGGTCCACGCTCACCACCAACAGCAACAACACCGGCACCGTCTGCGACCCGGCCGTGTACGGGTGCAGCACCTACAGCTTCCCGCCCAGCGCGCTGTTCCAGCTGATCTTCGGCGTGCCGAAGACCGAGTTCTCCGGCCGCATGCAGGAGCAGGGCAGTTACTTCACGGGAATCGGCACGCAGGCCGGGCAGTTCTCCGGCGCGGCGTGCACCACCCGCAGCGTGATGTGGCTCAAGGTCACGGACCTGGACGTCCCGCAGGACTGCATGGGCAGCCCCACCAGCCCGAAGGTCCTGATCGTGGACGCCTCCGAATCCAGCAGCCAGGTACAGGTGAAGGTGAACAACGGCGTGTTCTACGGCCTGATCTACATCATCTCCAACGACAAGGTCACGCTGGCCGGCAACGGCACGTACGTGGGCAGCGTGGTGTCCGAGACCGGCATCGAGACCGACCCCAGCAACAACGACCTGAGCACCGTCACCGGCAACGGCTCGTCGGTCTGCCCGGCCCTGCCCGGCAGCAACGGCAACAACACGAAGGCCGCCAAGATCTGTTACAACCGCGACGTCGTCGCCCGGATCAACACGGACGTCGCCCTGCAGCTCAGCCACTACGCCGTGACCCGGCTGCCGAACAGCTGGCAGGAGCACAGCCGATGAGGGGCGCCACCCACGGGTTCACGCTGCTGGAAACCCTGATCGTGGTCGCCATCATCGCCATTCTGGCCGGCATCGGCCTGATCAGTTACCTGAGTTACCGCGCCCAGGCGAACCTGGACGAGGGCACCGCCACGCTGGAACAGGCCATCTCGCGCGGCGTCGCCGAGGCCCGCCGCACCAGTCAGCCCGTGACCGTCACCCTGAACACCACCGCCCGGACCGTGCAGGTCACCCGCGGCGGCACCACCACCGTCCTGAACGCCACGCTGCCGGTGGACAGCTGGACCATGACCTGCCGCCTGAGCCCCTGCGCCGCCGGCAGCACCACCTTCACGCTGATCACGCCCGGCAGCAGCTTCCCCGACGACCTGTCCATCACCCTGACCAGCCGCTCCAAGACCCGCTCCCTGCGCATTCTGGGCCCCGCGGCCCTGGTGGTCCGACCATGAACAGACCCTCCAACGCCGGTTTCACCCTGATCGAGGTGCTCGTCGCGATGGCGGTGTTCTCCGTCAGCGTGCTCCTGATCGGCCTGCTGATCTCCCACATGCGCCTCAACGCCGCCTCGGCCCAGCGGGTCACCGCCGGACAGGCCCTGCAGGACGCCCTGGAACGCACCGCGCAGAAATTCCAGAGCGTGGCGAACTACGGCGTCCTCACCGCCGCCGACGCGCCCGCCACGCTGGCCGGGCACACCTGGACGGTGTCCCTGTGCACCGCCTCCCCCACCGCGGACACCTGCACCGGCACCGCCACCTTCACGCAGGGGGGCGCGTACGCGTACAGCAACCCCACCGCCGACCTGATCCGCATGACCGTGCAGTACACCCCCACGGCCATGGGCACCGCCACCACCCGCGCCGCCCTGGAGATGGCCCGCCCATGACGAGAGCCGCCACTTCTCCCGCGCAGGGATTCACGCTGATCGAGCTGCTGGTCGTGATGGCGATCCTGGGCGTGATCGGCACGCTGATCATCTCGTTTTTCACCACGACCTCCCAGTCCGTGACCGAGCAGACCCGCGTCGCCTCCCAGACCGGGCAGATCCAGCGGGCGCTGGGCCTGATCGCCGACGACATCCGCCGCGCGGACAAACTGGTCGTCACGGGGGCAGCCACGCCGCTGGCCCTGGGCGGCATCGCCGTGACCCCGCCGGCGCAGACGGGCGCCAGCCGCCTGGACCTGTACGTGCTGCGGCCCGCCAGCGGTTCGCCGTGCGCCAGCACCAGCGGGTATGAGTACCGGTCGTACTTCAGCGTCGCGCGCAGCACACTGACCGCCGCGTCAATGAACGCATGGGTCAGGCTGCCCGAGGACGCCAACAACGCGGCCCGGAACGTGCTGCTGCAGTACGTGGGCTGCGCCGACACCCTGACCGGCACCCCCAGCTACGGCAGCCTGCGCCCGGTCGTGGACCACGTGGGCACCCTGACCTTCACGCAGACGGCGTCCAACGTCAGCGTGGCCCTGCAGGGCCAGCGGCAGATCGGCGCGCGGACCTTCACGACCCCCCTGGCGTCCGGCACGTACTACTCCCGCCGCTACTGACCCAGGGTTCGCTGCCCGCCGTAACAAGAAGAAACTCCCTCACGTGGAGGGAGTTTCTGTTGCTGGTCGAGGCGGCGAGATTTGAACTCACGACCCCTACCACCCCAAGTTGACCACCACACTCCCACTTAATCTAGCGACCTCCCAGAAATGCCCACTAAATGGGCATTTTTTGCCGTCATTTCATCACCTGAGCTTTCGTGATCCCACCGTTTCCCACTTCTATTGCACACGCATTGCACACGCCGACTATCGTCGTCTGTTCCGGCCCTAGCGCTCGCCCGGCCTGATTTACGAGCAGCTGGGTGGGGTAAAGGTGTTCACCCGCTCGAACCGCAACTGGGTGGTCGTCGTGTTCCCCTGCCGCGTCGTCCGGCTCGCATCCCGGAACTCCGGCACCTTCTGCTGCCTGACCACACTCAATTCCGGCCAGCGGAGCACCGTGTAGATCACGTTCAACCGGTCCCGGCCCGTGATGCACACGTGCCGCCGGGACACTTCTATCTGCTGCACGCCCAGCGTCCCCAGCACCTTCGTTTTCGGAATGCCGGTCACCTCATCGGCGTTCCAGATTCTCAGGGTGTTGTTCCCCATGCCCAGCAGCCAGCGGCCATCTGGGGTGTACGCCATCTCCCTCACGTCACTGTTGAACAGGAACACGGGCGCGACGTCCTTGTTCACGACCTGCAACTGGCAGCCGTAAAACTTGAGGGCCTGCCAGCACCATTGCAGGGTCTTCTGCGGCTTCTGGGGACTGGCCGGGCGGGTGATCATGCCGGCGAGTGCGTAGTCATAACTGTCTGTGCCCTGGGGGCCCTGCACGCGAACCATGTTCCAGTCGTGGAAGTACACGCTCACGATGGGAGGTTTGAAGCCCGTCTGGGCCTGCGCTGTCACCAGGGTGGACATCAGGGAAGCCAGCAGGATGCGGGACATGCCCCAGCGTAGAGAGGGAACCGGGGCAGGGCATCCGGCAAAAGAGGGAGAAAGGTTCAGGTCAGGCCACTGCGAGTGCAAGCGCGCCTGGTCGCCCCGGACCTTCAGGCCTTCTGCGCCTCTGACTGCCGGACCTCCAGTCTGGTACGCCTCGATGCGGGCCGTGTCCTCACGGCCCGCGATCACCCACACGCAGCTGTTCTCCAGCATGGACGCCACGTGGGCCGCGAAGCCCTCTTCCCAGCTCGTCTGCGCGAACTCCGCCGCGTCGGCTTCACTGGCCGGGGAGTGGAAGTAAGCGCCTGACAGGGGACACAGATGCTCGACATACTGCCATTCACCTGGATGAATATGGGCCGCACGCCCCAGCCCAGGTGACAAGTGGTGAAACGGATGAACCCGCTTCCCGCGGCAGAAGAGGAAGGCCCTTGCGGACCTTCCTCTCTGGTGAACTTGAGGCTCAGGGGATGACGGTGGTGGATTCCGTCTTGTAGTTCGTCTGGGCCGTGCCGCTGCTTTCGGCGGTGTTGTTCCAGCGCATGGTTTCGAAGTACTGGCGGGCGGCCGTGCCGGCGGGCGCGGTGACGATCGTGCGCACCCAGATCACACCGCCGGGGGCGACGCGGAAGGACGGCGCGAAGGTCAGGGTCTGCTGGCCCGTACCAGCTTCGGCGCTCGGGGTGTACTGGTTCCCGGCAGTCAGCAGGACACTGGTGGCGTTCGTGTAGTCGCTGGTTATGGCGCCCGTCTGCGGGTCACGCACGGGAGTCGGATCGTAGTAGACCTGGGTGCCGGAGAAGTTGAACACGCCGGGAGTCTGCTGGATCGGGTCGAGTGTGCCGAAACCGTAGATCAGCACGTTGTTGATGGCGCCCTCGTTGCTGGAGGGTTCCACGCTCGCGGCGCTGGCGACGATGGTGCCGGTCGTGTCGCCCTGGCGGATCGGGTCGACGGTGTCGGTGAGCTGGGTCTGCTCGGAGATGAAGGACGTGACGGTGACACACGCGACGGCCTGGCCGCTGCCACCGTTGGTGCTGCTGTAGGAGCCGGTGTCGCAGTACTCGCCGCGGGGCGTGCCGGGGGCGACGGTGCTCGTGAGGTTCAGCGTCAGGGTCTGCCCGGGCGCCAGGTCGAGGGTGGCGGGGACGGTGCTGACGGTGCGGGTGGCGGCGTCGAAGGTGACGCTGCCGGTCTGGGCGGTGCCGCTGACGGTGTAGCTGCCGCTGCCGTAGTTCATGTACACGCCGTTCAGGTTGCCGAGCAGGTCGCGCACGGCGACCGCAGTGGCGGTGGCGGAGCCGGTGTTCGTGACCGTGATGGTACTGGCGTAGCTGCTGCCGGGCGTCAGGACGTTCGTGGCTGGCTGGCCCGCAATCTGCGAGTTCACCTTGGTGATGGCCAGCTGCGGGGACGCGACCTTGAAGCAGGGAATCTGCGAGGCGACCGGACCGATGGTGGTGCCGTTGTTGCTGGTGGCAGTCATGGTGCCCTGGTCGCAGTACGTGCCGTCGGCAGAGCCGGCCGCGGCGAACGTGAAGGTCTGGGTGGCACCGGCGGCCAGCGTGAAGGGCGCAGTGGTGAAGCCGTCGTCGCCGGCAGCGGTGACGCCCACGGCCTGCGGGGCAGCGGCCACGGCGCCCTGGATGGCGTAGTTGGCGGCCACGGTGTTGTTGGCGAGCGCGTCGGTCACGACCACGTTGGTGGCATCCGCGTTGCCGTTGTTGGTGACGGTGATGCGGGCGTACACCGGGGTGTTCGGGGCGACGGTGATGTTGTCGGCGATCGGGTTGCCGTTGGCGTCCACGAGGCTCTTGACGATGTTCAGGTTGGGCGCGGTGACGGTGAGGCAGGCCTCGTCCTGCAGGCCGTTCGGCGTGACGGTGCCGAAGGCGCCGTTGGTGTAGCTGACGATGGTGGCGACGTCACAGTAGACGCCGACCGCGCTGGCCTGCGCCGGGAAGGTGAAGGCGCGGCTTTCACCAGGGGCCAGGTCGAAGGTGGCGTCGAAGCCGTCGGTGGCGTTCGCGGTGGTGCCGGCCGGCGCGGTGATGCCGTACGCGGCGGCGTCCCCGGAGCGCAGCACGTCGTTCAGGGCGATGCCGGTGGCGGGGCCCTGACCGGTGTTCGTCACGGTGATGGTGAAGTTGCGGGCCTCGTTCAGACCGGCCGTCTGGCTTTCGGGCGCCTTGGTGATGACCAGGTTCGCGCTGGGGGCGAAGGTCTTGTCCAGGAAGCGCTTGGTGACTTCCGTACCGTTCACGTACGCCACGGCGCGGATGCGGGCGGTGGCCTGCGTGGTGACGGCGGGGTCGTGGTTCAGGGCGGTCCAGGTGAAGCCGTCCGTGTCCGGGGTGTTCACGCCGGTCATGTTGTACAGCGGGTAGTCGGCGCTGCTGGGGAAGCGGACGTTGTTCCCGCCGGCGCTGTTGGTGTAGGTGTTGGCGCTCAGGGCGTTGTCGTTGATGTCCTGGGGGGTGATGGGGGCGCCGGAGGGCTGCCCACCGTCATCGGCCGCGGAGAAGCGCACGCTACCGGTTTCTTCCAGGATGTCCCAGCGGACGTTGGCGCCCACGATCGGGTAGACGTTGCCGTCCGCGGCCTTGTAGCCCACGTACCCGCCGACGACGTTCTGCCGGTTGAGCGGCGCGACTTCATTCATCTCCGCCGCAGTGGGCATGCCGGGGTCGGTGATGCCGCCCGTGAGGGTGGGATCGATGCCGCCGGCTTCGTTCTCCATCCAGGAGTAGAAGACGAAGCGGCTGCCGGCGTTGTCCAGGTCGTCACGGGTGATGAACACGGCCTGGCCGTTGGCGTCGTAGTAGAACGCGCCGCTGCCGGCGGGAATGGCCTGGAGGGTGGGCGCGACCAGGGAGACGGTCTGGCCGGCGGCGACGGAGAAGGACACGGTCTGGCTGACGTACCCGTCGCGGCTGTAGGTGACGGTGTAGTTGCCGGGCGTGAGGTTGTTGTAGCTGCTGCTGGGGATGACGTTGCCGTTGGCGTCCTTGACGACGACGGTGTAGCCGTTGGGGTTCTGGATGCCGACGCTGCCGACCGTGGAGGACGTGGGGGGTGGGGTGGGGGCGCTGCCGCCGCCGCAGGAGGCCAGGAGGAGGACGCCGGTGAGGGCCAGGATGCCGAGTTTCATGTGGTGGTTCATGTCTTACCTCCGGGAAATGAACCTTCGGGGTCCTGCAGCAGCCAGCGGCCAGGACGCGATCCGTGTCGCGACTGGTGGACGAGGTGAGTGCGGGTCTCCGATGGACTAAGCACCTTGTAGCGCTACCAGAAATCTCACGCAAGCGTTTCTCATGTTTAGTGACGCTTCATTTCTAAATGACAATCAGAAATGCAAATCCGGTGAACTTGACAATGAGAAGCAGCCTAATTTCGAGTCGTATCTGATTGATAAATGAAAGAATTTTCACCGGATTCAACCTCGACATGGCTTTATGGTGAATTTAACTTCATGATGAGATACTTTTAATGAAACGTCTATCTGGTCAGGAATGTGAGGCATATTGGCTCACGATTTACTCACTGACATGAAAATGGGGGCAGTCAACGGGGGAACACGAAAAGGAAAATACCCCCATTCGGGGGGATTATTGTGTCGTGAGGCGGTGCAGGAAATGCGCGACTTTCCTTCAGAGGCCGCTTAACAATTCAAGGAGATTTCAGCTGCACTGTCGGTCACTCCGGTCATCACCTGGTCTCAGGACGAAGTGAAGACCATTCAAGAGAACAGGTAGCGCACTGAAAACAGGTCAGTACAAGGCGTCGGCAGCGAGGACGACGAGCCCCAGAACAACGAGAGCCATCAGGCACTGATACGTCAGGTGCAGCCAGTCCCGTTTCATACGCGCCACTCTATGCCGCACGAGCTGGGCTGTCCCGCAACTCTGCCGCCACCGGGGAGGGCGTCAAGGAGTCTGCAGGTTCCCCACGGGCTCTCTGAGCGCTGCTCCACAGGGCCACCTCGCGTTCCCCGGCGGCCTGGGCGAGCGCGACCATCAACCAGATCAGGACCTCGCCCACGCCCCACAGCAGCCCGGCCAGGACTGCGGGCACGATACAGGGCTGCTCACAGGGCCGACGCTCCCGCCAGGCCGAACGGAGCAGCAGGCCGGCCGCACTCAGCAGGAGCATGACCCCCAGCAGCCACGCCATGGGCGCCAGGTCTGCCGTTGAGCCAGTCACTGGCCGGACGGCTGAGGGCCAGACGTAGGACCGCCGATGGCCCGGTGCTGAAGGAGACCGATCATCACACTCAACTCCTCCACCAGGGCGCGGTAGGAATTGGGCTTGACGAAATACCCCTCGACCCCGAGGGCCGCGGCCTGCTCCCGGTCCTGCTCCGCGGGGGAAGTGGTGAACACCAGGACCGGCAGGTGTCGCCACGCAGGGCAGGCGTGCAAGGCGCGAATCAGGGCGAAGCCGTCCCGGCCGGGCATGTTCAGGTCGGTGATCACGGCGTCCGGCGCGACCTCACCGCGGTTCAGGGCGGCCAGGAACTCATCCGCATCCAGGAAGTGACGACACCGGGTCGAGAGATCCAGCTCGTCCAGCGCGTCCTGAAGGAGGAGGTGGTCGGCCTCGTTGTCGTCCACGAAAGAAAGAGAGAGGCCCGGCACCCTGCAACCTTAGCCTCTTCTGTATCCCCGCGTACGATCAAATCGTCAATTCCCTCTGTACCGGACATCTTCAAGTTGAGGCTGTGCTGGACGGGGAATTCCTGAACGTGTGATCGGTCGCGAAGCGGCACGACAAACGGCGGTGTTTTGGGTGTGACCAGCCCAAAACCCGAAGGTCTCCAGCGTACTGAACTCACCCGCCACTTCAAAGCCTGCGTGCCATTCCTGCGCCACGACACGCTGCAGCGTGTCGTGGACATCGTCCTGGCGATGGTCACCGCAAGGAGCGTGAATCAGAGTGACCTGTGCGCCCACCTTCCCGGGGCAAGCTCCATCGACGCGAAGCGACGCCGGGTGGAACGAGGGTGCCGGGATCCCCAGCTCACCGAGCCCGTCTTTCTGGCCTTTCTGCTGGCCCTGCTGCCCCCTGGGAAACTGCTGCTCAGCATGGACCGCACCACCTGGGAGCGCGGGAATTCACCGCTGAACCTCCTGGTGCTGGGCGTCGTACTGCACGGGTACACGGTGCCGCTCGTCTGGACCGCCCTGGATCACGACGGCAACAGCGGCACGGTCCGGCGCATCCAGTTGGTCTCCAGGCTGCTGAAGGCCCTTCCAGCGGCACGCTGGAAGGGCCTGGTCGCTGACCGGGAGTTCATCGGCGGAGAGTGGTTCAGGTTTCTGAGGCGCAAGGGCATCAAACGGGCCATCCGCATCCGAAAGAACGCTGTGGTCGACGAGCTGCGCGTGGACGCGTGGTTCGGTGATCTGAAGGTTGGGGAAGTCCGGTGCCTGGCTGAAAAAGCGTACGTCTACGGGGAGGTGATGCAGGTCGTGGCCACCAGGTCCCCTGCGGGGGACCTGGTGGCTATTGCCACGGATTTCAGCGTGTGGGACACCTGCGTGCTGTACCGGGCTCGCTGGTCGGTGGAGTGCACGTTCGCGAGCCTCAAGGTCCGCGGGTTCGATGTGGAGCGGACCGGCATCACCCGCCCGGACCGGCTGGAACGTCTGTTCGGGCTGGTCGTCCTGGCCTGGATCAGCTGCCTCCGGGTGGGCGTGTGGCTCCAGGCGCAGGTTCCGGTCAAGGTGAAGGCCCATGGCCGGGCGGCCATGAGCCTCGTGCGGTACGGCGCGGAGCGGCTGTGCCATGCCCTGCGGTGGAATCTCCTCGAGTTACCCGCACTGATCAGGCTGCTGAGCACGCCATTTCACGTGCTAGGCGCGGCTTGAAGGCAAGATGTCCGGTACAGAGGAGCCACTCCCAAACGTGTGGCCACGTCTGCACGACAGCATGTCGCCACTGTCACTCGTTCGCCGCCGGTGTCACAAACCACCGCCAGTGATCATCCCGAAGCCGGGTCGCGTCTTGGTTGCCCCCGGAGTGCGTGCCACACGGAGAGGCGAAATGGTCAACTTGACCAGCACGCTTCTCGCTGCCCTACGCTCGCTTGCAGAAGCACGAACATCACCTCTCCGGACCTCCTGTCCGGGCGCTGATTGGCCACCCGGCGCTGAACGCCAAGAGGACGAAACCAGCAACGACGGCCGCCACTGCCGGTGCGAGAGGCCAGTGCAGGGCCCACCCCACGGCTCCCAGGAGCGCCACCGCGACCAGTGCGCCAGCGAGCCGTCGAAAGACGGGCGCATGAAACGCTCCAGCGAATGGGTAGAAATGCGCGCCGACCACAGCGATCACCCACAGGATGATCAGATCCGGCCAGCCGGCAGCGGTCAGGCCCCGCGCGCCCAGTGGAAGGGCCAGCAGCATGAGCAGCACACTGACCTGATACAGCCGCCATGCCCGCGCAGCTGGACGGGACTGTGTGCCGGCACGCCAGTGTGGCAACTGCCTTAAGGTGAAGAGAAAAGCCAGCAGGCCGAGGAGACGGACAAGCCAGGAGACCGCACCCGGCAACTGCCCTGCATTGACCAACACGAAGGCGAGGCCACCAATAGCGCCGATTAGCGCACCCAGTTGTCTGCCGTGCATGTGGGGAGTCTGGCACTGAAGCGTGAGTGTTCTGGACACAGAGCCAGCACCTCTGTACCGGACATCTTGGCTTCAAGCCGCGCCTGGCGCGTGAAACGGCGTGCTCAGCAGTCTGATCAGAGTGGGTAAGTGGGACAACTCCCACCGCAGCGCATTGCACAGCTGCTCCGCGCCGTATCGCACCAGGCTCATGGCCGCCCGGCCATGGGCCTTCACCTTGACCGGAACCTGCGCCTGGAGCCACACGCCCACCCGGAGGCAGCTGATCCAGGCCAGGACGACCAGCCCGAACAGACGTTCCAGCCGGTCCGGGCGGGTGATGCCGGTCCGCTCCACATCGAACCCGCGGACCTTGAGGCTCGCGAACGTGCACTCCACCGACCAGCGAGCCCGGTACAGCACGCAGGTGTCCCACACGCTGAAATCCGTGGCAATAGCCACCAGGTCCCCCGCAGGGGACCTGGTGGCCACGACCTGCATCACCTCCCCGTAGACGTACGCTTTTTCAGCCAGGCACCGGACTTCCCCAACCTTCAGATCACCGAACCACGCGTCCACGCGCAGCTCGTCGACCACAGCGTTCTTTCGGATGCGGATGGCCCGTTTGATGCCCTTGCGCCTCAGAAACCTGAACCACTCTCCGCCGATGAACTCCCGGTCAGCGACCAGGCCCTTCCAGCGTGCCGCTGGAAGGGCCTTCAGCAGCCTGGAGACCAACTGGATGCGCCGGACCGTGCCGCTGTTGCCGTCGTGATCCAGGGCGGTCCAGACGAGCGGCACCGTGTACCCGTGCAGTACGACGCCCAGCACCAGGAGGTTCAGCGGTGAATTCCCGCGCTCCCAGGTGGTGCGGTCCATGCTGAGCAGCAGTTTCCCAGGGGGCAGCAGGGCCAGCAGAAAGGCCAGAAAGACGGGCTCGGTGAGCTGGGGATCCCGGCACCCTCGTTCCACCCGGCGTCGCTTCGCGTCGATGGAGCTTGCCCCGGGAAGGTGGGCGCACAGGTCACTCTGATTCACGCTCCTTGCGGTGACCATCGCCAGGACGATGTCCACGACACGCTGCAGCGTGTCGTGGCGCAGGAATGGCACGCAGGCTTTGAAGTGGCGGGTGAGTTCAGTACGCTGGAGACCTTCGGGTTTTGGGCTGGTCACACCCAAAACACCGCCGTTTGTCGTGCCGCTTCGCGACCGATCACACGTTCAGGAATTCCCCGTCCAGCACAGCCTCAACTTGAAGATGTCCGGTACAGAGGTCAATTCCCAAAAACGCACCCAATCGGGGGCAGTCGAGCCCGCACCCGGCGTTCACGCAGAACCGGTACGCTCACCGCAACCCACAACACAGCGCCGCCCAGGTGAAGGCGGCCGGGCCTGCCCCACCTCAACCGTGGGGCTTTGACCTGACCCCTTCCCGGATGGCCGTCCAGGGGCACCTGCACCGTCCACGACCCCGTCGTCGAACCATTTCGGTGCCTGCCATCACCGAGGAGTCTCTCAGTGCGACCCCCACGAAGGCTTCTTGATCCACCGTTCGCCCGCACTCTTCTGCGTTTGCGGCCCCATCAGCCGGCCAGCCGGATGGCGGGACCCAAGCGCCGGCAGTCATTTCCTCGTCGGCCTTTCTCAGTCGCAGCCGGCGGGAGACCTGGCCTCACTCACTCAGCGGCGCACCGAGCACGCGGCACAGTTCGTCAGTCGCCTGCCAGAACAGGGCCGAAAGCTGCTCCTCCGTCGGCGGGTAGGCGCAGTTCTCGTTGCAGACTGACGCCACCCTGCCGTCACGGGCCCGGTACACCACGGACACCCGGGGTTCGGGCAGCCAGCTGCTCACCACCACCTCGGGGGCGTACCCCCTCGAACTTAACTGCTTGAGGTAGCGGGTGGGATCCGGGTGGATGCAGCGGCGCCAGTCCCGGTCGAGCGGCACGACGTCTCTCGTGTGCTGCAGAGCTTCCATGGCTCACGGTACCCCCAGGCAGCGACCCCGTCCTCTACGAAACCCACACGATTTCTCCTGAAAACTTGAAGGTGCGGGGCCAGGCAGGGCATGCGCCAGTGGCATGACACTCAGGTCGTGGAGAGAGTGAGCAGGGTGACCAGGACCTTGGTGTCGTCCTCGAGCGCGAGGCTGGAGAAGTGCCCCTGACCGCGGGTATGCATCACCTCTCCGGCCGCCAGGTCCGTGTCATTCCCCTCCACCGTCAGTCTCAGGCGGCCGCGCAGGACCGCGACGATCACCGCCTGACCCGCGTGCGTGTGCGGCGGGAGGCCCTCACCGGTGCGGTAGTGAAACAGCAGCGCCCGCCCTCCTTCGGTCTTCGCGAGGACTTCTGGTGCGGCGGGACGAAGTTCAGTCGACATGGAATCTCCATTTGGGGTGTTATTCGGACCGGCCTCGGTATGTTCGAGTCAGGTAGGTCTCTTCAAACGCGTGAAGCTCAAGCATGCCAGAGTGCTGCCTGCTGCAGCCGAGGA from Deinococcus ficus includes:
- a CDS encoding prepilin-type N-terminal cleavage/methylation domain-containing protein, whose protein sequence is MRGATHGFTLLETLIVVAIIAILAGIGLISYLSYRAQANLDEGTATLEQAISRGVAEARRTSQPVTVTLNTTARTVQVTRGGTTTVLNATLPVDSWTMTCRLSPCAAGSTTFTLITPGSSFPDDLSITLTSRSKTRSLRILGPAALVVRP
- a CDS encoding PulJ/GspJ family protein; protein product: MNRPSNAGFTLIEVLVAMAVFSVSVLLIGLLISHMRLNAASAQRVTAGQALQDALERTAQKFQSVANYGVLTAADAPATLAGHTWTVSLCTASPTADTCTGTATFTQGGAYAYSNPTADLIRMTVQYTPTAMGTATTRAALEMARP
- a CDS encoding prepilin-type N-terminal cleavage/methylation domain-containing protein; translated protein: MTRAATSPAQGFTLIELLVVMAILGVIGTLIISFFTTTSQSVTEQTRVASQTGQIQRALGLIADDIRRADKLVVTGAATPLALGGIAVTPPAQTGASRLDLYVLRPASGSPCASTSGYEYRSYFSVARSTLTAASMNAWVRLPEDANNAARNVLLQYVGCADTLTGTPSYGSLRPVVDHVGTLTFTQTASNVSVALQGQRQIGARTFTTPLASGTYYSRRY
- a CDS encoding DUF11 domain-containing protein yields the protein MNHHMKLGILALTGVLLLASCGGGSAPTPPPTSSTVGSVGIQNPNGYTVVVKDANGNVIPSSSYNNLTPGNYTVTYSRDGYVSQTVSFSVAAGQTVSLVAPTLQAIPAGSGAFYYDANGQAVFITRDDLDNAGSRFVFYSWMENEAGGIDPTLTGGITDPGMPTAAEMNEVAPLNRQNVVGGYVGYKAADGNVYPIVGANVRWDILEETGSVRFSAADDGGQPSGAPITPQDINDNALSANTYTNSAGGNNVRFPSSADYPLYNMTGVNTPDTDGFTWTALNHDPAVTTQATARIRAVAYVNGTEVTKRFLDKTFAPSANLVITKAPESQTAGLNEARNFTITVTNTGQGPATGIALNDVLRSGDAAAYGITAPAGTTANATDGFDATFDLAPGESRAFTFPAQASAVGVYCDVATIVSYTNGAFGTVTPNGLQDEACLTVTAPNLNIVKSLVDANGNPIADNITVAPNTPVYARITVTNNGNADATNVVVTDALANNTVAANYAIQGAVAAAPQAVGVTAAGDDGFTTAPFTLAAGATQTFTFAAAGSADGTYCDQGTMTATSNNGTTIGPVASQIPCFKVASPQLAITKVNSQIAGQPATNVLTPGSSYASTITVTNTGSATATAVAVRDLLGNLNGVYMNYGSGSYTVSGTAQTGSVTFDAATRTVSTVPATLDLAPGQTLTLNLTSTVAPGTPRGEYCDTGSYSSTNGGSGQAVACVTVTSFISEQTQLTDTVDPIRQGDTTGTIVASAASVEPSSNEGAINNVLIYGFGTLDPIQQTPGVFNFSGTQVYYDPTPVRDPQTGAITSDYTNATSVLLTAGNQYTPSAEAGTGQQTLTFAPSFRVAPGGVIWVRTIVTAPAGTAARQYFETMRWNNTAESSGTAQTNYKTESTTVIP
- a CDS encoding response regulator → MDDNEADHLLLQDALDELDLSTRCRHFLDADEFLAALNRGEVAPDAVITDLNMPGRDGFALIRALHACPAWRHLPVLVFTTSPAEQDREQAAALGVEGYFVKPNSYRALVEELSVMIGLLQHRAIGGPTSGPQPSGQ
- a CDS encoding IS4 family transposase; the protein is MVTARSVNQSDLCAHLPGASSIDAKRRRVERGCRDPQLTEPVFLAFLLALLPPGKLLLSMDRTTWERGNSPLNLLVLGVVLHGYTVPLVWTALDHDGNSGTVRRIQLVSRLLKALPAARWKGLVADREFIGGEWFRFLRRKGIKRAIRIRKNAVVDELRVDAWFGDLKVGEVRCLAEKAYVYGEVMQVVATRSPAGDLVAIATDFSVWDTCVLYRARWSVECTFASLKVRGFDVERTGITRPDRLERLFGLVVLAWISCLRVGVWLQAQVPVKVKAHGRAAMSLVRYGAERLCHALRWNLLELPALIRLLSTPFHVLGAA
- a CDS encoding IS4 family transposase, translated to MVTARSVNQSDLCAHLPGASSIDAKRRRVERGCRDPQLTEPVFLAFLLALLPPGKLLLSMDRTTWERGNSPLNLLVLGVVLHGYTVPLVWTALDHDGNSGTVRRIQLVSRLLKALPAARWKGLVADREFIGGEWFRFLRRKGIKRAIRIRKNAVVDELRVDAWFGDLKVGEVRCLAEKAYVYGEVMQVVATRSPAGDLVAIATDFSVWDTCVLYRARWSVECTFASLKVRGFDVERTGITRPDRLERLFGLVVLAWISCLRVGVWLQAQVPVKVKAHGRAAMSLVRYGAEQLCNALRWELSHLPTLIRLLSTPFHAPGAA
- a CDS encoding cupin domain-containing protein; translation: MSTELRPAAPEVLAKTEGGRALLFHYRTGEGLPPHTHAGQAVIVAVLRGRLRLTVEGNDTDLAAGEVMHTRGQGHFSSLALEDDTKVLVTLLTLSTT